A single genomic interval of Prochlorococcus marinus XMU1406 harbors:
- a CDS encoding SLC13 family permease — MNLIAVVSNNFDAFITVVVLIMSIILFVKNTIAPELTGLLCVGIFIATGVLSPEKALAGFGSPSLITLMGLFAVSSALFKSGALDRVRELISSESIRTPRKLISLIAFLIAPISGIVPNTPVVASLLPLIEGWCERRNISPSKVLLPLSFATLLGGTLTLLGSSVNLLVSDISQQLGYGSLELFSLTSIGIPVWLIGTTYMILVSDMLLPDRGRDKEFIKNGDMNIYFTEVTIPSTSELVGQSVRNSRLQRRFDVDVLELQRNGKVILPPLADRKIEPDDRLIIRVTRADLFRLQQEHTILLGENKTSFDGANVFSDDEGIKTFEALLPAGSTLAGASLRELRFRQRHNATVLALRRGQQTVQERLGQAVLRAGDVLLLQAPLDSIRGLQASNDLLILDQFEDDLPFLIKKPISIGIAIGMVVLPSVSNIPLVGSVLLAVIAMVACGCLRPAEIQKSIRLDVILLLGSLSCFSVAMQVTGLADLIAVNLNFALNGMPLYFALVVIFVSTVILTQFISNAASVALILPVAIEFSNVLGISPSALIMLVLFGASQSFLTPMGYQTNLMVYGPGRYRFFDIAKYGAGLTFIMSFTIPALIILNYG, encoded by the coding sequence ATGAATTTAATTGCAGTAGTTAGTAATAATTTTGATGCGTTTATAACGGTAGTTGTTTTAATAATGTCAATAATTTTGTTTGTTAAAAATACTATTGCGCCAGAATTGACTGGTTTGTTATGTGTTGGAATATTTATAGCTACAGGTGTTCTCTCTCCTGAAAAAGCTTTAGCTGGATTTGGTAGCCCATCCTTAATTACGCTTATGGGTTTATTTGCAGTTTCTTCTGCATTATTTAAAAGTGGTGCTTTAGACAGAGTAAGAGAATTGATTTCTTCTGAAAGTATTAGAACTCCAAGGAAATTAATTTCTTTAATAGCTTTTCTTATTGCTCCAATATCTGGAATTGTACCTAATACTCCTGTAGTAGCATCTTTGTTACCCTTAATTGAAGGTTGGTGTGAGCGGAGAAATATATCACCATCAAAAGTTTTATTACCTCTTTCTTTTGCTACTTTATTAGGTGGAACCCTGACATTATTAGGAAGCTCAGTAAATCTTCTTGTAAGTGATATTAGTCAACAATTAGGTTATGGATCTTTGGAATTATTTAGTTTGACTTCAATCGGAATTCCAGTATGGCTTATAGGTACAACCTATATGATTCTTGTTTCTGACATGCTTTTGCCAGATAGAGGGAGGGATAAGGAATTTATTAAAAATGGTGATATGAATATATATTTTACTGAAGTTACTATTCCCTCTACTTCAGAATTGGTTGGACAATCTGTCAGAAATAGTAGATTGCAAAGACGATTTGATGTTGATGTTCTGGAATTACAACGAAATGGAAAAGTTATTCTTCCTCCTTTGGCTGATAGGAAGATTGAACCGGATGATAGATTAATAATTCGCGTTACAAGGGCAGACTTATTTAGGCTGCAGCAGGAACATACCATTCTTTTAGGCGAAAACAAAACATCTTTCGATGGAGCAAATGTTTTCTCAGATGATGAAGGTATAAAGACCTTTGAAGCCCTTTTGCCAGCTGGCTCAACTCTGGCTGGTGCAAGTTTGAGAGAATTAAGATTTAGACAGCGTCATAATGCAACAGTTTTGGCACTAAGAAGAGGTCAACAAACTGTTCAGGAGAGATTAGGTCAAGCTGTGTTAAGGGCTGGAGATGTTTTATTATTGCAAGCACCATTAGATTCAATAAGAGGTTTGCAAGCAAGTAATGATTTGCTTATTTTAGATCAATTTGAAGATGATTTACCTTTCTTGATAAAAAAACCTATATCGATTGGAATTGCAATAGGAATGGTGGTTTTGCCTTCGGTTTCAAATATTCCATTAGTAGGTTCAGTACTTTTAGCAGTTATAGCTATGGTTGCTTGTGGATGTTTAAGACCTGCAGAGATACAAAAATCAATTAGGTTAGACGTAATTTTATTGTTGGGCTCATTATCATGCTTTAGTGTCGCTATGCAAGTAACAGGATTAGCAGATTTAATAGCAGTCAATCTAAACTTTGCCCTTAATGGAATGCCTCTTTATTTTGCACTAGTTGTAATTTTTGTATCGACAGTTATTCTTACACAATTTATAAGCAATGCTGCATCCGTTGCTTTGATTTTGCCTGTTGCTATTGAATTCTCAAATGTATTAGGCATTTCACCAAGCGCTTTAATAATGCTTGTTTTATTCGGTGCAAGTCAATCTTTTTTGACTCCAATGGGTTATCAAACGAATTTAATGGTTTATGGTCCTGGAAGATATAGATTTTTCGATATCGCAAAATACGGCGCTGGATTGACATTTATAATGTCATTTACGATACCAGCATTGATCATTTTAAATTACGGGTAA
- a CDS encoding potassium transporter TrkG, whose translation MKFTSKVYQLKDAYKKLSVPQFTIVTGLFIICLGTLILSSPLCSSSKVGLWEAFFTSTSAITVTGLTIIDIGADLNLFGQVFLAFMLLSGGLGLMAITTFLQGFVVKGTKLRTRLDKGKTLDEFGVGGIGRTFQSIAITAISIISLGAIVLYSFGFVDIQNNWERMWSSIFHSISAYNNAGFSLMSNSLQDYRTNYLVNSVFVFLIFMGGLGWRVIDDIWSNKKNLSYKKLSLHSRLVIRTSLSLILFGSLGFFITESLLNSQFFNDLNLFERLLSSIFETVSARTAGFTHYPISLNSISDTGLLLLMTLMFIGASTGGTGGGIKTTTFIALMAATRSTLRGQKDVIISNRLISDKVILKAVGITVGSLLFVLLMAMLLSTTNTFVKKESFTFLEILFTCISAFATVGFDIGLTAKLNHFGQFILIVGMFVGRLGILLLLSALWQALYKSRIDRQKRIGYPRADLYV comes from the coding sequence TTGAAATTCACAAGTAAGGTTTATCAGTTAAAAGATGCTTACAAAAAGCTATCTGTACCTCAATTTACTATTGTTACAGGCTTGTTTATTATTTGCCTGGGAACTTTAATTTTGAGTTCTCCATTATGTTCATCTTCAAAAGTTGGTTTGTGGGAAGCATTTTTTACATCTACTTCTGCTATAACCGTAACTGGATTAACCATAATAGATATTGGTGCTGATTTAAATTTATTTGGTCAAGTTTTCTTGGCTTTTATGCTTTTATCGGGTGGTTTAGGATTAATGGCTATTACAACATTTTTGCAAGGGTTTGTTGTAAAGGGGACAAAGCTAAGAACTAGATTAGACAAAGGAAAGACTCTAGATGAATTTGGAGTTGGAGGAATTGGTCGAACTTTTCAAAGCATAGCTATTACGGCGATTAGTATCATATCCTTGGGCGCAATTGTTTTATATTCTTTTGGATTTGTAGACATTCAAAATAATTGGGAAAGAATGTGGTCCTCTATTTTTCACAGCATATCTGCATATAACAATGCAGGATTTTCTTTAATGTCAAATAGTCTTCAAGACTATAGAACAAATTATTTGGTAAATAGTGTTTTTGTTTTTCTCATTTTTATGGGTGGATTGGGATGGCGGGTTATTGATGATATTTGGAGTAATAAAAAAAATCTTTCTTATAAAAAATTAAGCCTTCATTCCAGACTAGTTATTAGGACGAGTTTGTCTCTAATATTATTCGGATCATTAGGATTCTTTATCACTGAATCATTGCTTAATAGTCAATTTTTTAATGATTTGAATTTGTTTGAACGGTTATTGTCATCAATCTTTGAAACAGTAAGTGCAAGAACTGCAGGATTTACACATTATCCAATCTCTTTGAACTCGATTTCAGATACTGGTCTTTTGTTATTAATGACTTTGATGTTTATAGGAGCGAGTACCGGAGGTACTGGCGGAGGAATAAAAACAACTACATTTATTGCTTTAATGGCTGCAACTAGATCAACTTTAAGAGGTCAGAAAGATGTAATTATTAGCAATAGATTAATTTCAGATAAAGTTATTCTAAAGGCAGTTGGAATCACAGTTGGATCTTTACTTTTTGTTCTTTTAATGGCAATGTTGCTAAGTACAACAAATACGTTTGTTAAGAAAGAATCTTTCACATTCCTAGAAATTCTGTTTACTTGCATATCTGCATTTGCAACTGTTGGTTTTGATATTGGTTTAACTGCAAAATTAAATCATTTCGGCCAATTTATTCTTATTGTTGGAATGTTTGTGGGCAGACTTGGTATCCTTTTGCTTTTAAGTGCACTTTGGCAGGCTCTTTATAAGAGTAGAATAGATAGGCAAAAGAGAATTGGCTATCCTAGGGCTGATCTTTATGTTTAG
- a CDS encoding potassium channel family protein: MADWWQWSQKREKEALTFAVVGVGRFGTAVCRELISNGADVLAADYSEKAIDDLRQLEPSIEARVVDCTDEESMKESGILEMNTVVVGISEPIEASITTTLIAKDSEGSKVKRVIARATSDLHEKMLKRVGADKVVFPSRMQGERLGLELVRPNLIERLELDNQTGIDEITVPEEFIGRSLRDLNLRKNYLVNVLAAGPAEELTVNPPAKYILERGNILVVMGKTADLQKLPQN, from the coding sequence ATGGCTGATTGGTGGCAGTGGTCTCAAAAGAGAGAAAAAGAAGCCCTCACTTTTGCAGTTGTTGGCGTTGGAAGATTTGGAACTGCTGTTTGTAGAGAACTTATAAGTAATGGTGCAGATGTTTTGGCTGCAGATTATTCGGAAAAAGCTATTGATGATTTGAGACAATTAGAACCTTCTATAGAAGCTAGAGTTGTAGATTGTACTGATGAAGAGTCTATGAAAGAATCCGGAATACTTGAAATGAATACTGTCGTAGTAGGTATAAGTGAACCTATTGAAGCAAGTATAACTACAACACTTATTGCTAAAGATAGTGAAGGTAGCAAAGTGAAAAGAGTAATAGCAAGAGCTACGAGTGATTTGCACGAAAAAATGTTAAAAAGGGTAGGTGCAGATAAAGTTGTCTTCCCTTCTAGAATGCAAGGAGAAAGATTAGGTTTAGAACTAGTAAGACCAAATCTTATTGAAAGATTGGAACTCGATAACCAAACTGGTATAGATGAAATAACTGTTCCAGAGGAATTTATTGGTAGATCTTTGAGAGATTTAAATTTGAGGAAAAATTATTTAGTAAATGTTCTTGCAGCAGGACCTGCTGAAGAGTTAACAGTTAATCCTCCAGCAAAATATATCTTGGAAAGAGGAAACATTTTGGTAGTAATGGGAAAAACTGCAGATTTACAAAAATTGCCGCAGAATTAA
- a CDS encoding ribbon-helix-helix domain-containing protein codes for MATRQNSTNGKPKSPRIQVVLPESICEQLTTLANCESRTVSNMAKVLIQEGIKKYFEKEGRSLFSENNLNTDKFRDELEKQSVRRLKRAPQRIRYYKKSD; via the coding sequence ATGGCTACCCGTCAAAACTCAACTAATGGGAAGCCTAAATCCCCTCGAATTCAGGTAGTTCTTCCAGAATCAATATGTGAGCAGTTAACTACTTTAGCTAATTGTGAATCTAGGACAGTTAGTAATATGGCAAAAGTGTTAATACAAGAGGGTATAAAAAAATACTTCGAGAAAGAGGGTCGATCACTGTTCTCAGAAAATAATTTAAATACCGATAAATTTAGAGACGAACTTGAAAAACAAAGCGTAAGAAGATTAAAAAGAGCTCCTCAAAGGATTAGATACTATAAAAAATCTGACTAA
- a CDS encoding ABC-F family ATP-binding cassette domain-containing protein: MIRFEGVSKIYSTDVVLKNINWEIKKGEKVGLVGSNGAGKSTQFKILIGEEEQTSGTIIKEGNPKIAHLKQEFDCNLNFSVRQELESSFKDIQIVAIKLLEIENKMKSLNIKKHSDQLEIFVNQLAKYQEQFEALGGYKMQSDVEKILPKLGFSIEDADKLVGNFSGGWQMKVALGKIILQKPDLLLLDEPTNHLDLDTIFWLEEYLSSLKIAVIIISHDRYFLDKLCKKIIFVDRGTSEIYNGNYTFFVQQKSLNDESQNKAYLLQQKEIELQKKYIDRFRASATRSSQAKSREKQLKKISKIEAPIAKTKSPVFNFPDCPRSGKLVLNIKNLSHSFEDKILFLDVNLKISSGEKIAILGPNGCGKSTLLKIIMKKISPEIGEIILGKHNIITSYYEQNQAEALSPEERVIDLLCDKSPEWSQKKVRTFLGGFGFSNETVFKYIKHLSGGEKARLALALMIINPSNFLLLDEPTNHLDLQSKENLELAIRNYKGSLLIISHDRYFISKVADRIVEIKDSKLFSYDGNYEYFLEKTQSHKKI; encoded by the coding sequence GTGATTAGATTCGAAGGTGTTAGTAAAATTTATTCTACAGATGTTGTTTTAAAAAATATTAATTGGGAGATTAAGAAAGGAGAAAAAGTTGGCTTAGTTGGTTCTAATGGCGCAGGTAAATCAACCCAATTTAAGATTTTAATTGGAGAGGAAGAGCAAACAAGTGGAACGATCATTAAAGAGGGAAATCCTAAAATTGCCCATTTAAAACAGGAGTTTGATTGTAATTTGAATTTTTCAGTTAGACAAGAATTAGAAAGTTCTTTCAAAGATATACAAATTGTTGCTATTAAACTTTTAGAAATTGAGAATAAAATGAAATCATTGAATATAAAAAAACATTCCGATCAACTTGAAATATTTGTAAATCAACTCGCTAAATATCAAGAACAATTTGAAGCTCTAGGTGGTTATAAAATGCAATCTGATGTAGAAAAAATATTACCAAAATTAGGTTTCTCTATAGAAGATGCTGATAAATTAGTAGGCAATTTTTCAGGTGGTTGGCAGATGAAAGTTGCACTTGGAAAAATAATCTTACAAAAACCTGATTTACTGTTACTGGATGAACCAACCAATCATTTAGATTTAGATACTATTTTCTGGCTCGAAGAATATCTATCTTCGCTTAAGATTGCAGTTATTATAATCAGCCATGATAGGTATTTCTTAGACAAATTATGTAAAAAAATAATTTTTGTAGATAGAGGAACATCTGAAATATATAATGGGAACTACACTTTTTTTGTTCAACAGAAGTCTTTAAATGATGAATCTCAAAATAAGGCATATCTACTACAACAAAAAGAAATTGAGTTACAGAAAAAGTATATAGATAGATTTAGAGCTAGTGCAACAAGAAGTTCCCAAGCAAAGAGTAGAGAAAAACAATTAAAAAAGATTTCTAAAATTGAGGCTCCCATAGCAAAAACAAAAAGTCCTGTTTTTAATTTTCCAGATTGTCCTCGCTCTGGAAAATTAGTTCTAAATATCAAAAATTTGTCTCATAGTTTTGAGGATAAAATTCTTTTTTTAGATGTTAATTTAAAGATTTCTTCGGGTGAGAAAATAGCAATATTAGGACCTAATGGCTGCGGTAAATCTACCTTGCTTAAAATTATTATGAAAAAAATATCTCCTGAAATTGGAGAAATTATTCTTGGTAAACACAATATAATTACTAGCTATTATGAACAGAATCAGGCTGAAGCACTTTCCCCTGAGGAAAGGGTTATTGATTTATTATGTGATAAGTCTCCAGAATGGTCCCAAAAAAAAGTAAGAACATTTTTAGGAGGTTTTGGCTTTTCAAATGAAACTGTCTTTAAATATATTAAACATCTCAGTGGGGGAGAAAAGGCAAGATTAGCATTGGCACTAATGATTATTAATCCCAGTAATTTTCTTCTTTTGGACGAGCCAACTAATCATTTGGATCTGCAATCTAAGGAAAACCTAGAATTAGCAATTAGAAATTATAAAGGGTCATTATTAATCATTTCTCATGATCGGTATTTTATTTCAAAGGTTGCAGATAGAATTGTCGAAATTAAAGATTCAAAGTTATTTTCATATGATGGTAATTACGAATATTTTTTAGAAAAAACTCAAAGCCATAAAAAAATTTGA
- a CDS encoding trypsin-like peptidase domain-containing protein, with translation MKKYIQKLLLLASLINVGITCPAKVISQPLSKPNINEVNLFSNKSFITKAVERTGAAVVTIDTQRYIKKRKIPRNSQLFLDPYFERFFGLDLPNDNRPRIEQNQGSGFIFADGLVMTNAHVVNGSDKVIVGLTNGKKLNAKLIGQDFFTDLAVLKIEGKGPWPKAKLGNSDKIKVGDWAIAVGNPFGLENTVTLGIISNLNRNVTQLGIYDKKLELIQTDAAINPGNSGGPLLNGDGEVIGINTLIRSGPGAGLSFAIPINKAKEISYQLIKNGKVIHPMIGISLVEESNSERKDYVVKVGYIVPNSPAEKSGIKIDDILIKVGNKDIETASDVIDQISKNGINKQVNILLKRKNKFIKLKVIPTDITNLQKN, from the coding sequence TTGAAAAAATACATCCAAAAGCTATTACTACTAGCCTCTTTAATTAATGTGGGCATTACATGTCCTGCAAAAGTAATATCCCAACCATTAAGTAAACCAAACATTAATGAAGTTAATTTATTTTCAAACAAATCTTTTATAACTAAAGCTGTAGAAAGAACCGGTGCAGCTGTAGTGACAATAGATACTCAAAGATATATTAAAAAAAGAAAAATACCAAGAAATTCTCAACTATTTCTAGACCCATATTTTGAAAGATTTTTTGGATTAGATTTACCTAATGACAATCGTCCAAGGATAGAGCAAAACCAGGGAAGTGGATTTATATTTGCAGATGGACTTGTAATGACTAATGCTCATGTTGTGAATGGATCCGATAAGGTGATTGTTGGTTTAACCAATGGCAAAAAATTAAACGCAAAACTTATAGGGCAAGACTTTTTTACTGATTTAGCTGTGCTAAAGATTGAAGGAAAAGGACCTTGGCCAAAAGCAAAATTGGGCAATTCGGATAAGATTAAAGTTGGTGATTGGGCTATAGCAGTTGGAAATCCATTTGGACTAGAAAACACAGTTACACTTGGTATTATTAGTAATCTCAATAGAAACGTAACTCAATTAGGAATATATGATAAAAAACTTGAACTGATACAAACAGACGCTGCTATTAATCCTGGAAATTCTGGAGGTCCATTACTGAATGGAGATGGAGAAGTAATTGGTATTAATACCTTGATAAGATCAGGGCCAGGAGCGGGTTTAAGCTTCGCAATCCCAATTAATAAAGCAAAGGAAATTTCCTATCAACTTATAAAAAATGGAAAAGTAATTCATCCTATGATTGGAATTAGTCTAGTAGAAGAGAGTAATTCCGAAAGGAAAGATTATGTCGTAAAAGTTGGATATATAGTACCGAACAGTCCAGCTGAAAAGAGTGGAATCAAGATAGATGATATTTTAATAAAAGTAGGAAATAAAGATATTGAAACCGCATCAGACGTTATAGACCAAATAAGTAAAAATGGCATCAATAAACAAGTCAATATATTGTTGAAGCGTAAAAATAAATTTATTAAATTAAAAGTAATCCCAACTGATATAACTAATCTACAAAAAAACTAA
- a CDS encoding DUF2973 domain-containing protein — MTILFPIIYSAALTYLVWKAFRVMSNGWGISDNKNKSFSTSSFKQKKYTIHPELLDKSGNITEEELLTVRFSNDNDSTLEEKGSTTD; from the coding sequence ATGACTATTTTATTCCCAATAATATATTCTGCAGCCTTAACCTATTTAGTTTGGAAGGCTTTTAGAGTAATGTCTAATGGTTGGGGTATATCCGATAATAAAAATAAATCTTTCAGTACTTCCAGTTTTAAACAAAAAAAGTACACAATACATCCAGAACTTTTAGATAAATCAGGGAACATAACAGAAGAGGAGTTATTAACAGTAAGGTTTTCGAATGATAATGACTCTACATTAGAAGAAAAGGGTTCAACAACTGATTAA
- a CDS encoding high light inducible protein: MKDDNQPRFGFVNYAETWNGRMAMMGILIGLGTELITGQSILRQIGIG; this comes from the coding sequence ATGAAAGATGACAATCAACCAAGATTTGGTTTCGTCAATTATGCAGAAACCTGGAACGGTCGTATGGCAATGATGGGTATTTTGATTGGTCTTGGTACTGAATTAATTACTGGACAAAGCATTCTTCGACAAATCGGAATAGGTTAG
- a CDS encoding YihY/virulence factor BrkB family protein, giving the protein MQRSSTWILKSLWGACERWSKSDCVDLSAAFAYYTLQSFFPILLISLSIASWFLGKQEGLDQQIISIAAQILPPSVVELVETTLFNLIDQGFGAGILGAMFLLFTAGNAYLSLQRGSDRLWEDEIPSKKVNAAWRVQASRFLRNRVEAFLIVFFIGFLMVLDQISANLRMIPSNVLENLSKSNNLISDLLLKLPLLQVGQFAIPLIGFSLMALLLQALLPSRKVPLKPLLPGSFLIGIGLTTLNLAVSKSILSLGARFQAYGFIGGFLVLTLWVWLLGVILYFGQCWSVVIASMTLLNKKRKHR; this is encoded by the coding sequence ATGCAGCGGAGTTCAACATGGATACTTAAAAGTTTATGGGGAGCTTGTGAGCGATGGAGCAAATCTGATTGTGTTGATTTAAGCGCTGCATTTGCATACTACACACTTCAATCATTTTTTCCTATTCTTCTGATTTCTCTTTCAATAGCTTCATGGTTTCTAGGAAAACAAGAAGGATTAGATCAACAAATAATTTCTATTGCTGCTCAGATTTTACCTCCTTCAGTAGTTGAGTTAGTAGAAACAACATTATTTAATTTGATAGATCAAGGTTTTGGGGCAGGTATCCTGGGAGCTATGTTTTTGCTTTTTACAGCAGGAAATGCATATCTATCTCTTCAAAGAGGTTCAGATAGGCTTTGGGAAGACGAAATTCCTTCTAAAAAAGTAAATGCTGCTTGGAGAGTCCAAGCTTCCAGGTTTCTCAGAAATAGAGTTGAAGCCTTTTTAATAGTATTCTTTATTGGTTTTTTAATGGTCCTAGATCAGATTAGTGCAAATCTTAGGATGATCCCAAGTAACGTTTTAGAAAATCTTTCAAAATCTAATAATCTTATTTCTGATTTATTATTAAAGTTGCCGCTATTACAGGTTGGTCAGTTTGCAATACCATTAATCGGTTTTTCTTTAATGGCTCTTTTATTACAAGCCCTTTTACCCAGTAGAAAAGTTCCCTTAAAACCACTTTTACCTGGATCTTTTCTGATTGGAATTGGCCTAACCACTTTAAACTTAGCAGTAAGTAAAAGTATTCTCTCACTTGGAGCAAGATTTCAAGCATATGGTTTTATTGGAGGATTTCTTGTACTTACTTTGTGGGTATGGTTACTAGGAGTGATTTTATATTTTGGACAGTGCTGGAGCGTCGTTATTGCTAGTATGACTTTATTAAATAAAAAAAGAAAACATAGATAA